The following is a genomic window from Parus major isolate Abel chromosome 14, Parus_major1.1, whole genome shotgun sequence.
GCCCACAcaggcagctctcctgcctacagctattttccttttactttccTGCTTGACAGTAGTCCCTCATATCCCTCTGTTCTACTTTCTTTGAACATACAGATTTTCCTTTAGTCATGGAAATACAATTTATGTCTATTATACTGTATTATAGATTGCAGATCAGGACAAGCGTGCATTACTGCCCGGAAAGTCTTGTTTATTGTACGTCggtttcctaaaaaaaaaataaataaataagaaagcCACCCTGCTCCGCCggggagagaaaaatacagagggGGAGCACTCGGGGACTGTGGGGAGCTGCACTCCATTCTCAAAGTTTAATTTCCAAGTGGAGACCTTGAAGCATGATTTATTAACATCATGCCGCTTGCCTTTGTCACGTTGTGGATGCGGAGGGGGAGCGCTggcccctctccagcctggacCACCCAGCGAGCTCCGCGCAGCTCCCGGCACCGCACACCCGCTCCAAGGGCTCACCCCAACTCACCCAGCAGCCTGCCCCTGCCACCCCAGCCGGGAAACAGCgacaacagcaacagcaacaccccccaaaaaataataTCCCAACAGACGGGCTGTCTGGGACGCGAGAATTGCAAAAAACAATCCCCACCCCATCACGGAGAGTGTGTGTGCACGGAGGAGAGGGAGTGTGAggaggggggagagagggaatgaGACAgacagaggggagggaagaagggaggagggagccCAAGCTCTGAGAAACATCACTCCATCTCTCTCACTCCACAGGAGCTGAGCAAGGAGCAGGACGATGTTTGACAACACGCAGTACCCCTATAACTGCTTCAATTATGATGGGGATGATTATCCTACCTGTAGTTCTGACGAGGAGAAAAAATTCACCAGACCAGCGTACAGGTAAGATGAAGTTTTTGCAAGTTCCCCCTGTCTCTGGTGAGGTGTctgagctctgggctggtggGATCACAGCTCTCAGGGGAGCAGGGGGCCAGGTGTGTGCAGTGGGTCTGGCCCTGGTGCAGGCACTGCAGTGGGCAGATTCCCCCCTTTCTGTGTGTGAAGTGCTCATGATTTGTTTCCTCCCATGAGGGGTCACGGCAACTCTGGCTTGCCCTTAAGCCTCTAGCTCTCAGACGGTCTCTGACCTCCAGGACCCCTGGgagaaaggaattaaatgttTCAATGTGCCAGCGGGTGAATTGGACGCAGAAAATCCCGGTGTGGTGGGAAGAGGCGCGGTGTAGATGTTCACAGGGACACCCAAGGTCCTTTCCATGAGCAGGCTTGGTCTCCAGTGACCGTGACTCTGAGCCTGGTCTGTCTCACTGCAGTCTTCCTGCTCAGGAAAACTTTTCAGATGGAGTTGGTGCGGTGTGTGACCCTGTCCTCTGCCCTGAGTGCCTGGCAGTGACCCCTCGGTGTCACCTGGGGCTCGTGGAGGACAGGCAGTGACCACACTCAGGACTTCTCCCTGGGACACCTCGGGTCAGGGCACAGATCCACCGAGGGAATTTTGGAAGCAGGATATAGGCACACGTACCCATGTGGTCCTAAAAAGCGAGTCTGTGAGTAGGGCGATGGTGTAACAgcaagttttcctttttccagctACATTGCCTTAATTGCAATGGCCATCCAGCAAAGCCCTTCAAATAAAGTCACCCTCTCTGGCATTTATGACTTTATAATGAAGAAATTTCCTTACTACAGATCAAATCAAAGAGCCTGGCAGAACTCCATCCGACATAACTTATCGCTTAACAGTTGTTTTGTGAAGGTAAGATCAGTTACTGTGTATTCACATACACACTGTGCATGGCTAAAAAATATAGGCAGCAGTAATCTCATCACtaggaaagaagagaaacaaacagcTGAGCTGCAAATCACTTAAAATCTCTCTGAGTTGTCAATTACAGAGATAAGGAATATATCCTTGTCTGATGTATGCTAATAGATAACAAATTGAAGAGGATGGGGCTTACATCTTACTCATAGAATGACAGAGAATGGGCTTAAAAGTCTTGTCATATGTGTTTACACCATTCTTAAATGTAAATGAATGCAGATGCTAAACAGCAGCATCTGTAACACATACAAATACTGAACTgcctttaaataaatacaggttCCCAGAACAGAAGGGAatgagaaggggaaaggaaactATTGGAGTTTTGCAACGGGATGCGAATCCATGCTGGATCTCTTTGAAAATGGGAATTACAGGAGAAGACGGAGGAGGAGGAACGTGAAGAGGGAACATAAGGAGCAGAGACCAAGCAGAGTGAAAAGTCCTTCATCCCCCAATATCTCCTCTGTGGACTCTGCTTTGAACAacatttcctcttctgaaagTAAACATGAAAGGATTGAACCGGGCCCAAAACTTCTGGAGCCTTGTGGGTTTGCTCCAAACAGCATGACCAACAGGCAGAGCCTAAGCAATTCCTCCTTAGCAAAATCGGATTCTGAAATCAAATTCAGCATCGATTACATCCTTTCAGCCCCTGACCCTTTGCCTGTCCTCAGATCTCAATATAacatgcaagaaaataaatatcacCTACTGGAGGCCCCGCATATTAATCTCCAGTTCTGGACAATGTGATGTTATTTATTTGTGGTAACAAAGTCTGAGTCTCAGTGTGTTCAGCAGCCTCATGTCACTGAAAATCAGCTGCCTGCCTCCTCGTTCTCCTCCCAAGCAGTGCTCAGAAAGGGTTACAGACTCACCAGCTGATGCTCTGTCTGTACCCAAAGAACTTTGCTAAGATTAAAGCATAAATAACAGTTACCAATATCGGTTTTCACCATGCTGAAATTTATGAAATTCtagctttattttctaaactgtCTTGGATGTCATTTAGCACCACAAAGAATTTCCTTCCTCAAGCAGAATCTGACAGAGAAGAGACTTTCTTATCATCCACTGCTTTATTAAAGACAAAGTGAATTTGATCCCACTTTCAGTGGTGGAAATTAGGATTAACTCCACTGGGGTATATAGGTCAGAACTTAAGCTGATCTAAAACAGTGTAATTCTGTCGACTTATACTGGCTGGGAATGTAGGGGGGTGGAGGGCTGgaaatttgtttcttaaaaagaaTTATAGAAAATCATCCTGTCTTcccttatattttattttaacatccTGTTTCAAACTGCTTTGCAGCTTTAATTCATTGTTCATTAGGAAACACAGCTGTTGATAAAGTATGTCaagtatatttttgtttatattcgGGGCAGAATTGTTTAAATTGTTGAAGTGAAGTTGtattcaaaataattccaaTAGACAGAATTGCAAGGGTGCTGAACTCTGGTAGACTTTGATAGGTAATGTGACAGTCAAAGAGTCTCTTAATGCCTTGGTTAATGAAAACCCCAGCACTTCCTCCCCTGTACTATCAGAAATCTTcctgagatgctgcagaaaAGTCCTTGACCATATTTCATTTAACAAGTGTGAAGGGAAGCCCAGCACTGCAAAAAGCTCTGTTGAGTGTTGAGCAAAGCTTAAATTCCACCTACCTGCTCCTAGACAAGCTGTATATTCCcattaaatagatttttattgaTCCTTCTTGCAAGCAATTACCAAAGTGGTGCTTGATATGATTTCAGCTAAACTGGTGAGATTTATAATTTCCAGATATCAGTGTTAGCTCATGAGCTCCATTTCTGAGAAAGCCACTTCATTACCATTTACATGCAGTGAGAGATTTTGGAACAGAACCTGATGGACAATGATGAGCTGTAATGAGCTTTTAAGAAGTTGCTTTTATACAACTTGTTCACAATGAATTGCTTCCCAGAACATAAACAGTGGTAGCAAAGGCTCCACACAATCCTGGCTTTGACTTGGATACTACAGGCTTCACCtactgcagaaaaaaggaaaaaggacaaGAATTCTGATGGTTTTAAGCAATTAAATGCAGAGATAAAATTATCTTTGCAAGAGGAACTAAAAGTAAATGAAGGTATATGAGATAAGATTCAGCATAGAGGTATGCTCAGGCATGACTTGAATTTTTATGCAGAAGCTTTGACATTTCACTAAGTTATTTTACATTGTGTCTAATATATACTGTACATTTATACtatatattcttatatattGTTATTGAGAAAGGGAGCAATATCACTGCACTTATATGTTGTAAAAATGCATGATGTATGTTGTCATGACGCTGAAACTCCTGCCATATACTTAAAATTTACCTTCAGTGGTATTTCACACTGATTGGTAATAAATGCCCATTTTTTGGAAAACGATAAAACTTGTTATCTTCAGGCATTTCTACAGC
Proteins encoded in this region:
- the FOXL3 gene encoding forkhead box L3 isoform X2 — encoded protein: MFDNTQYPYNCFNYDGDDYPTCSSDEEKKFTRPAYRSNQRAWQNSIRHNLSLNSCFVKVPRTEGNEKGKGNYWSFATGCESMLDLFENGNYRRRRRRRNVKREHKEQRPSRVKSPSSPNISSVDSALNNISSSESKHERIEPGPKLLEPCGFAPNSMTNRQSLSNSSLAKSDSEIKFSIDYILSAPDPLPVLRSQYNMQENKYHLLEAPHINLQFWTM
- the FOXL3 gene encoding forkhead box L3 isoform X1, which translates into the protein MFDNTQYPYNCFNYDGDDYPTCSSDEEKKFTRPAYSYIALIAMAIQQSPSNKVTLSGIYDFIMKKFPYYRSNQRAWQNSIRHNLSLNSCFVKVPRTEGNEKGKGNYWSFATGCESMLDLFENGNYRRRRRRRNVKREHKEQRPSRVKSPSSPNISSVDSALNNISSSESKHERIEPGPKLLEPCGFAPNSMTNRQSLSNSSLAKSDSEIKFSIDYILSAPDPLPVLRSQYNMQENKYHLLEAPHINLQFWTM